In Nostoc sp. UHCC 0926, a single genomic region encodes these proteins:
- a CDS encoding alpha-amylase yields the protein MAQLNGVMMQYFHWYIPPDGNLWNEFKEKVKELADAGITSVWLPPAYKGTAGGYDVGYGVYDMYDLGEFDQKGSVRTKYGTKDEYISAVKAAKDAGIRVYADVVLNHKLGADQEEEVEATPYSPDDRNQAIGEMQKIKVWTHFTFPGRQGKYSDMEWHWWHFDAVDYNVYNEGENAVYLFKDKHFDDNVDLEKGAFDYLMGCDLDMESPEVREELNRWGEWFVETTNIDGFRFDAVKHVRAGFFPEWLIHCRQKAGRDLFAVGEYWSYEVEALHHFLNITGGNVMLFDAPLHYNFSVASTQGNDYDMRQIFDNTLVQQQPTLAVTLVDNHDSQPLQALESVVEAWFKPLAYALILLRREGYPCIFYADYYGANYKDAGRDGNEHEIWLDSHQWIIDKFLHARQTYAYGDQYDYFDHANTIGWTHLGDEEHPGGMAVVLSNGGEGTKWMEVRQPNSTYIDITEHISEPVTTNDEGWADFRCTAGSVSVWVPQS from the coding sequence ATGGCTCAATTGAATGGTGTAATGATGCAGTACTTCCATTGGTATATCCCTCCAGATGGCAATCTTTGGAATGAGTTCAAAGAGAAAGTCAAAGAGTTAGCTGATGCAGGTATTACATCTGTTTGGTTACCCCCAGCTTACAAAGGAACAGCGGGTGGCTACGATGTCGGCTACGGGGTCTACGATATGTATGATCTAGGCGAGTTTGACCAGAAAGGCTCGGTTCGGACAAAATACGGCACAAAAGACGAGTATATCTCTGCTGTCAAAGCTGCAAAAGATGCTGGCATTCGAGTGTATGCTGATGTTGTCCTCAACCACAAGTTAGGTGCAGACCAAGAAGAAGAGGTGGAAGCAACGCCCTATAGTCCAGACGATCGCAACCAGGCGATCGGTGAAATGCAAAAGATTAAAGTGTGGACTCACTTTACCTTCCCAGGTCGCCAGGGCAAATACTCCGATATGGAATGGCACTGGTGGCACTTCGACGCAGTTGATTACAACGTTTACAACGAAGGTGAGAACGCAGTTTATCTGTTCAAAGATAAACATTTTGACGACAACGTTGACCTGGAAAAAGGCGCTTTCGACTATCTCATGGGATGCGATCTGGATATGGAGAGTCCAGAAGTTCGCGAGGAGTTGAATCGCTGGGGTGAGTGGTTTGTAGAAACCACTAATATAGATGGCTTTCGTTTTGATGCTGTTAAACACGTGAGAGCTGGCTTTTTCCCAGAATGGCTGATTCACTGTCGCCAAAAAGCAGGTCGCGATCTGTTTGCCGTTGGTGAATATTGGTCTTATGAAGTTGAAGCGCTCCACCATTTCCTTAACATCACCGGTGGCAATGTGATGTTATTCGATGCGCCATTGCACTATAACTTTAGCGTTGCCAGCACCCAAGGCAATGACTACGACATGCGGCAGATATTTGATAACACCTTAGTGCAACAGCAACCTACTTTAGCCGTCACCTTAGTTGACAATCATGATTCTCAACCCTTGCAGGCGTTGGAGTCTGTAGTAGAAGCCTGGTTTAAACCGTTGGCTTATGCGTTGATCCTACTCCGACGTGAGGGTTATCCCTGTATCTTCTATGCGGATTACTATGGTGCTAATTACAAGGATGCGGGCAGAGATGGCAATGAGCATGAGATTTGGCTCGATAGTCATCAATGGATAATTGATAAATTTTTGCACGCTCGTCAAACCTATGCCTATGGCGACCAATACGATTATTTCGACCACGCTAATACAATCGGCTGGACACACTTAGGAGATGAAGAACATCCTGGCGGTATGGCGGTTGTTCTGAGTAATGGGGGAGAGGGGACTAAGTGGATGGAAGTTAGGCAACCCAACAGCACTTACATTGACATCACTGAACATATTAGCGAACCCGTCACAACGAATGATGAGGGCTGGGCTGATTTTCGATGCACTGCTGGTTCAGTTTCTGTGTGGGTTCCACAGTCGTAG
- a CDS encoding DUF2103 domain-containing protein: protein MGKPTVDPLQTASQKAGRLVWNHSTHLSGLIPILERLCQMDGIQTVTPGVIGRSKGHCPKMQLRISVPIRGGYKVIARQGKTVQEVFILTPLAQSELETALAIAMRC from the coding sequence ATGGGCAAACCCACCGTAGATCCCCTTCAGACGGCTTCGCAAAAAGCTGGCAGACTGGTTTGGAATCACTCGACACACCTTTCTGGTCTGATCCCAATTTTAGAACGTCTTTGTCAGATGGATGGCATCCAAACGGTGACGCCGGGAGTGATTGGGCGGTCAAAAGGTCATTGTCCAAAAATGCAACTGCGGATCTCAGTACCGATCCGTGGGGGCTATAAAGTAATCGCACGGCAGGGGAAGACGGTACAAGAGGTGTTTATTTTGACCCCTTTGGCGCAGTCAGAACTGGAAACGGCATTAGCGATCGCTATGAGATGCTAA
- the clpS gene encoding ATP-dependent Clp protease adapter ClpS: protein MVTTLSADVFGMATAPTVAPKQSNQVTRKTYPNYKVIVLNDDFNTFQHVSECLMKYIPGMSGDRAWDLTNQVHYEGQAIVWVGPQEPAELYHQQLRRAGLTMAPLEAA, encoded by the coding sequence ATGGTTACGACACTTTCAGCAGATGTTTTCGGGATGGCCACAGCACCAACTGTAGCTCCTAAACAGTCTAATCAAGTTACCCGTAAGACTTATCCGAATTACAAAGTGATTGTATTAAATGATGATTTTAATACATTCCAACATGTGAGTGAATGTTTGATGAAATATATTCCGGGGATGAGTGGCGATCGCGCGTGGGATCTGACTAATCAGGTACACTATGAAGGTCAAGCGATCGTCTGGGTCGGTCCCCAAGAACCTGCGGAACTTTATCACCAGCAGCTGCGCCGAGCAGGTTTGACAATGGCACCTCTAGAAGCAGCTTAA
- a CDS encoding FCD domain-containing protein has protein sequence MVLIKTLDVNCDRYVRVQMAQMDYQERSQKEHYQLLDACCQRDTKAAVRLLKRYIDTAGKEQLIAYLQQIAQKR, from the coding sequence ATGGTGTTGATTAAAACTTTAGACGTTAATTGCGATCGCTATGTCCGCGTGCAAATGGCGCAGATGGATTACCAAGAGCGATCGCAAAAAGAACACTATCAACTCTTAGATGCTTGTTGTCAGCGGGATACAAAAGCTGCTGTTCGGTTACTGAAACGATACATTGACACCGCTGGCAAAGAACAGTTAATTGCATACTTGCAGCAAATTGCTCAGAAGCGCTGA
- a CDS encoding (2Fe-2S) ferredoxin domain-containing protein: protein MNKLIQRIKGLLQRILKRFSSNSEQPSPLINSRPLDTSIKSVSPRWESGLVLVCSQCANEQSGSTASEELENWLKSRLKFEGLWGEFRVVSTSCLGVCPRMGITVVIVSNGSAGNSPCLIVNPLSDRELLYSRIKQNKE from the coding sequence ATGAACAAACTGATCCAGCGGATTAAAGGATTACTCCAACGTATTCTCAAGAGGTTTTCATCCAATTCTGAACAACCATCGCCCCTAATAAATTCTCGCCCGTTAGACACATCTATCAAGAGTGTTTCTCCCCGATGGGAGTCTGGTTTGGTGCTTGTGTGTTCACAATGTGCAAACGAGCAGTCAGGCTCAACGGCTTCCGAAGAATTAGAGAATTGGTTAAAATCTCGTTTAAAGTTTGAGGGATTATGGGGTGAATTTCGGGTTGTTAGCACCAGTTGTTTAGGCGTTTGTCCCCGGATGGGTATTACTGTCGTTATTGTTAGTAATGGAAGTGCCGGTAATAGTCCATGCTTAATTGTAAATCCCCTGAGCGATCGCGAACTTCTTTACTCACGCATCAAACAGAATAAAGAATGA
- a CDS encoding DUF1003 domain-containing protein, translating to MTHKANDTAKKYLTLGANEHKEKASRNQVITAPLPDPIAKNIEAISLLHTQEVRDIPAHQRILEAIATFFGRSTFMYSLLVILALWIFGSFFDGFLPFNLPPFSWSGQGLDAAALVISTGVLVRQTRQENFAEQRAQLMLQLNLLSEQKIAKIIALLEELRNDLPDVINRHDSEAELMRQAADPIAVLEALQKNLAEELSSTEENNMS from the coding sequence ATGACACACAAAGCAAACGACACAGCCAAAAAATACTTAACTTTAGGTGCTAACGAACACAAAGAGAAAGCTTCTCGAAATCAAGTGATCACGGCTCCATTACCAGACCCGATTGCAAAAAATATTGAAGCGATTAGTTTACTTCATACCCAGGAAGTTCGAGATATTCCCGCCCACCAGCGGATACTAGAAGCGATCGCGACATTCTTTGGGCGATCAACATTTATGTATAGTTTGTTAGTCATACTGGCTCTCTGGATTTTTGGCAGTTTTTTTGATGGCTTTTTGCCATTCAACCTGCCCCCGTTTAGCTGGTCAGGTCAAGGCTTAGACGCAGCTGCATTGGTGATTTCAACCGGAGTGCTGGTGCGACAAACTCGCCAAGAAAACTTTGCCGAACAGCGGGCGCAACTGATGCTACAGCTTAACTTGCTCTCTGAGCAAAAAATTGCTAAGATTATTGCTCTATTAGAAGAACTCCGTAACGATTTGCCTGATGTGATAAATCGGCATGATTCGGAAGCTGAATTGATGCGGCAAGCTGCTGACCCGATCGCAGTATTGGAAGCACTCCAGAAAAACCTGGCTGAAGAACTGTCATCAACAGAAGAAAACAATATGAGTTGA
- a CDS encoding RNA-guided endonuclease InsQ/TnpB family protein, which produces MLVFKFKAYGKSAQLCKINDAIRTAKFIRNSCIRLWMDVKGTGKNDLQKYCAVLAANFPFANELNSMARQASAERAWSSISRFYDNCKKGIPGLKGYPRFQKDCRSVEYKSTGWKLADNRKSITFTDKKGIGKLKLKGTRDLHFYQINQIKRVRLVKRADGVYVQFCIDVERSENIEPTGNTVGLDVGLKEYYTDSDGTMVENPKFLRIGEKVLKRSQRRVSRKIKGSKNRSKARQILGKRHLKISRQRKDHAVKLARCVVQSNDLIAYEDLRIKNMVKNHCLAKSINDASWYQFRVWIEYFGKVFKRVTVAVNPQYSSQECSSCGETVKKTLSTRTHVCQCGCVMDRDENAARNILSRGLGTVGHIGTSALDVGNTCGDETSTLVGANLQEQVMS; this is translated from the coding sequence ATGCTTGTTTTTAAGTTTAAAGCTTATGGGAAGTCAGCGCAATTATGCAAAATAAATGATGCAATTCGGACTGCAAAGTTTATTCGTAATAGCTGTATTCGGCTATGGATGGACGTTAAAGGCACAGGTAAAAATGATTTGCAAAAATATTGTGCTGTACTTGCGGCTAATTTTCCCTTTGCTAATGAACTTAATTCAATGGCTAGACAGGCTTCTGCTGAAAGAGCATGGTCTTCTATCTCTCGGTTTTATGACAACTGCAAGAAGGGTATTCCGGGTTTAAAGGGGTATCCTCGATTTCAGAAAGATTGTCGATCTGTTGAGTACAAATCGACTGGATGGAAGCTTGCAGATAATCGTAAATCAATAACTTTCACTGACAAAAAAGGTATTGGAAAGTTAAAACTCAAAGGTACTCGTGATTTGCACTTCTACCAAATTAACCAGATTAAACGGGTGAGGTTGGTGAAACGTGCGGATGGTGTGTATGTTCAATTTTGTATTGATGTAGAACGTTCCGAGAATATAGAACCGACTGGTAATACGGTTGGTTTAGACGTTGGACTTAAGGAATACTACACCGATTCAGATGGAACGATGGTTGAAAACCCAAAGTTCCTGCGTATTGGTGAAAAAGTTCTCAAGCGTTCACAACGTCGAGTTTCAAGAAAGATAAAAGGTTCAAAGAATAGAAGTAAGGCTAGACAAATTTTAGGTAAACGCCACCTCAAAATAAGTAGGCAACGTAAAGACCATGCTGTGAAATTAGCACGGTGCGTAGTTCAGTCTAACGACTTGATAGCCTATGAAGATTTGAGGATTAAGAATATGGTGAAAAATCACTGTTTAGCCAAGTCTATAAATGATGCATCTTGGTATCAGTTTCGTGTCTGGATTGAGTACTTTGGTAAAGTATTCAAGCGTGTCACGGTTGCGGTTAATCCGCAATATAGTAGCCAAGAATGCTCTAGCTGTGGTGAAACTGTTAAGAAAACTCTATCTACTCGAACCCACGTTTGTCAGTGTGGATGCGTAATGGATAGAGACGAAAACGCAGCTAGAAATATCCTTAGTCGAGGATTGGGTACGGTAGGGCATATCGGAACCTCTGCGCTAGACGTAGGCAACACTTGCGGAGATGAAACCTCTACTCTTGTTGGTGCAAACCTGCAAGAGCAAGTTATGTCTTAG
- a CDS encoding KTSC domain-containing protein, with protein MKLSKVDLSSLIAIAHSDGYLQLLLDRGDELEFLEIPAPIQAYEGLQELNEAITETTALPFEEEPIVMLPVVSSMAMAVGYDRNEHILQVEFQSGSVYQYLGVDEDTWEDLHSSDSVGSFFNQEIKGRYDCDRLDNTDDTID; from the coding sequence ATGAAGCTATCTAAGGTAGACTTGAGCAGTTTAATAGCGATCGCTCACTCTGATGGATACTTGCAGTTGTTGCTTGATCGAGGCGACGAACTGGAGTTTTTGGAAATTCCGGCACCGATACAAGCTTATGAAGGATTGCAAGAACTGAACGAAGCTATCACTGAAACGACTGCACTACCCTTTGAAGAAGAACCAATTGTCATGCTACCAGTTGTCTCTTCAATGGCTATGGCTGTAGGCTACGATCGCAACGAACATATTTTGCAAGTTGAGTTTCAAAGTGGATCTGTTTATCAGTACTTAGGCGTAGACGAGGATACTTGGGAAGATTTACATTCCTCTGACTCAGTTGGCAGCTTTTTCAATCAAGAGATTAAAGGTAGATATGACTGCGATCGTCTAGATAATACAGATGATACTATTGATTAA
- a CDS encoding cation transporting ATPase C-terminal domain-containing protein, producing MFARIQGKSRSVAYAPAIGIVGVVILQCLFSQWGMMNQVFDTTPLTFTQALICIGVGFPVVLIALILQRFDPLN from the coding sequence GTGTTTGCCAGAATTCAAGGAAAAAGCAGATCAGTCGCCTATGCTCCGGCGATCGGAATTGTGGGTGTGGTGATTTTACAATGTTTGTTCAGTCAGTGGGGCATGATGAATCAAGTGTTTGACACAACACCTTTGACGTTTACCCAAGCACTCATTTGTATAGGTGTAGGTTTCCCAGTGGTGCTGATAGCTCTCATCTTGCAACGCTTCGATCCGCTTAATTAG
- a CDS encoding molybdenum cofactor biosynthesis protein MoaE encodes MTTTLASAVKPRAEDSFAISFAPLSLEEIYAKSDDPANGAVVMMSGVVRNQTDGKPVIALEYQAYEPMALRIFYQIAADIRLSTSDVNRVVIHHRTGRLQVGEISVLVAVGCPHRREAFEACQYAIDTLKHNAPIWKKEHWQDGSSSWVSIGACETSTENC; translated from the coding sequence ATGACGACTACACTTGCCTCTGCTGTTAAACCAAGAGCCGAAGATAGTTTTGCCATTAGCTTTGCACCATTGTCTCTTGAAGAAATCTATGCCAAGTCTGACGATCCAGCCAACGGTGCTGTGGTTATGATGAGTGGCGTGGTTCGCAATCAAACTGATGGTAAACCTGTAATTGCTCTAGAGTATCAAGCTTACGAACCGATGGCATTGCGGATATTTTATCAAATTGCTGCTGATATTCGCTTATCTACGTCTGATGTGAATCGGGTAGTGATTCATCATCGCACCGGACGTTTGCAAGTTGGAGAAATTAGCGTTTTAGTAGCAGTAGGTTGTCCTCATCGGAGGGAGGCGTTTGAAGCTTGCCAGTATGCTATTGATACTCTTAAACATAATGCCCCGATTTGGAAAAAAGAGCATTGGCAAGATGGTTCTAGCAGCTGGGTGAGTATTGGCGCTTGTGAAACATCAACAGAAAATTGTTAA
- a CDS encoding class I SAM-dependent methyltransferase: MNQQLDLNEYKQQIADLYSCRGQTYDQGDWHPRIAHRLVEHAQISQGQHVLDIATGTGMVAIEAAQLIGFAGRVVGVDISTGMLEEAKRKIEALGLNNIELVLADAEKLNFPAKSFDVILCSSALIWMADVPAALCLWHQLLKPGGLIGFHAFADTAFVGGVTMQKVAQKYGVSLAFSKPTGTIEKCHDLLKTAGFEAIEIKSEQDGSYISLQQARQMWSGGSHPAPGQFPHPMKQLLSGQLEKLEAEFEAELAVLVTQEGIWNDITTFYTFGRKPID; the protein is encoded by the coding sequence ATGAATCAACAACTTGATCTGAATGAATACAAGCAACAGATTGCAGATTTATACAGTTGCAGAGGTCAAACTTATGATCAGGGCGATTGGCATCCTCGAATTGCTCATCGTCTGGTTGAACATGCACAGATTAGCCAAGGACAGCATGTTTTAGACATTGCAACGGGGACAGGGATGGTGGCGATTGAAGCAGCACAGCTTATCGGTTTTGCAGGTCGAGTTGTTGGAGTGGACATTTCAACTGGGATGCTTGAGGAGGCAAAACGCAAGATTGAGGCGTTAGGGCTGAATAATATTGAGCTTGTACTCGCGGATGCTGAGAAACTGAACTTTCCAGCCAAAAGTTTTGATGTTATCCTATGTTCCTCAGCCCTGATTTGGATGGCTGACGTTCCTGCGGCATTATGCCTTTGGCATCAATTGCTCAAACCTGGTGGGCTAATTGGCTTTCATGCATTCGCAGACACCGCTTTTGTGGGAGGGGTAACTATGCAAAAAGTCGCCCAAAAGTATGGCGTTTCACTCGCATTCAGTAAACCGACAGGCACTATTGAAAAGTGCCATGACCTACTAAAAACAGCAGGCTTTGAGGCAATTGAAATTAAGTCTGAGCAAGACGGTAGTTATATTAGCCTACAACAGGCAAGGCAGATGTGGTCTGGAGGTTCTCATCCAGCACCTGGACAATTTCCACATCCCATGAAGCAACTTTTATCTGGGCAGTTGGAGAAACTTGAGGCGGAATTTGAAGCAGAATTGGCAGTATTAGTGACGCAAGAAGGCATTTGGAACGATATCACAACTTTTTATACCTTTGGTCGCAAGCCAATAGACTAA
- a CDS encoding FAD-dependent oxidoreductase — protein sequence MKRRHKVAYSLTSLISLNLISTLVAFDGALATPPRTPDKSVNCEILVVGGGLSGVATAYEGLLAGRTVCLTEITDWLGGQISAQGTSALDERPTQRALKFYSRGYLDLRNRIGRKYGKLNPGDCWVSESCFLPRDAHTILTQMLKDAEKRGKGKLQWFPNTVIKDLEIAADGKIINSAIAIQHQPPKGAPPLNTFTLSQSIEDSYSYENSSRFTKTILRFLPKAGKGDAPKWYVVDASETGEIIALADVPYRLGIDARSYLEPSASSTNNDPYCPQGFTYTFAMEATKESQPQTMPPFYSQYAPYFSYELTRLANFDLVFTYRRIWSPNKGKPAKFGGVSFTASTPGDISMQNWTWGNDYRPGTAADNLIYSRQQLEATGQLNPGGWMGGLRTESLRSAEENALSFYYWLVAGTTDSQLGEGIKQQQPNNRLLSGLNSPMGTVHGLSKYPYMREGRRIIGRPSWGQPEGFGIWEIDISRRDYNDQYYPTTLPADMYRRLRAALAGLEAVSVIDGKVSPDKAMRRTRSTIFPDAVGIGHYAIDFHPCMVNSPPEAPGNTEHPGERRGAGQAYPFQIALRAMIPQKIDNLLVGGKSIATSHIAAAAYRVHSFEWSAGAAAGTVASFAIKNAIAPYQLVDDLPKQEPQLEALERLLQQNGNPTAFPDTSIFNENWDNWR from the coding sequence ATGAAGCGCAGACACAAAGTAGCTTATAGCTTAACATCGCTGATCAGTCTCAATTTAATATCCACCTTAGTTGCTTTTGATGGGGCGCTCGCCACACCACCGAGAACCCCAGACAAAAGTGTAAATTGCGAGATTTTAGTTGTGGGTGGTGGACTATCTGGCGTCGCCACAGCTTACGAGGGGTTGCTAGCAGGACGAACGGTTTGCCTCACGGAAATTACTGACTGGCTAGGAGGACAAATTTCTGCTCAAGGGACATCTGCGTTAGACGAACGCCCAACTCAGCGAGCTCTCAAATTCTATTCTCGTGGCTACCTAGATTTGCGAAACCGGATTGGGCGCAAATACGGTAAACTTAACCCCGGTGACTGTTGGGTAAGTGAATCCTGCTTTCTTCCCCGTGATGCTCACACTATTTTGACCCAGATGCTTAAAGATGCCGAAAAGCGGGGCAAAGGGAAGTTGCAATGGTTTCCCAACACGGTAATTAAGGATTTGGAAATCGCTGCTGATGGCAAAATAATTAATAGTGCGATCGCTATTCAACATCAACCACCAAAAGGCGCACCACCTCTCAATACTTTTACTTTATCTCAAAGTATTGAAGATTCTTATAGTTACGAAAACTCATCTCGGTTTACCAAAACTATTCTCCGTTTTCTCCCCAAGGCAGGTAAAGGGGATGCTCCTAAGTGGTACGTTGTAGACGCCAGCGAAACTGGAGAAATTATTGCCCTTGCTGATGTTCCCTATCGATTAGGCATTGATGCCCGTTCCTACCTGGAACCTTCTGCTTCCAGTACCAACAATGACCCTTATTGCCCTCAAGGCTTTACCTACACCTTTGCAATGGAGGCAACCAAGGAATCGCAACCGCAGACGATGCCCCCATTTTATTCACAATACGCGCCATATTTCAGCTATGAATTAACACGACTGGCTAACTTTGATTTGGTTTTCACCTATCGGCGCATTTGGAGTCCAAACAAAGGGAAACCAGCAAAATTCGGCGGTGTAAGTTTTACTGCTTCTACACCAGGGGATATCTCGATGCAAAACTGGACTTGGGGTAACGACTACCGCCCCGGAACTGCTGCTGATAACCTGATTTACAGTCGCCAACAGTTAGAAGCTACTGGGCAGTTAAACCCAGGGGGCTGGATGGGGGGACTGCGAACCGAAAGCCTCCGCAGCGCTGAAGAAAATGCCCTCTCTTTCTATTATTGGTTGGTAGCTGGGACTACAGATTCCCAACTGGGGGAGGGTATAAAGCAGCAGCAACCCAATAACCGCTTGTTGTCAGGGCTAAATTCGCCGATGGGGACAGTGCATGGCTTATCGAAATATCCATATATGCGCGAAGGACGGCGCATCATTGGCCGCCCTAGTTGGGGGCAACCCGAAGGCTTTGGTATTTGGGAAATTGATATTTCTCGCCGAGATTATAATGATCAGTATTACCCCACAACTCTGCCAGCAGATATGTATCGTCGGCTCCGAGCAGCACTTGCAGGTTTGGAAGCAGTATCAGTAATTGATGGTAAAGTCTCACCAGACAAAGCAATGCGGCGGACTCGTTCTACTATCTTTCCCGATGCTGTGGGTATTGGTCACTACGCTATAGATTTCCATCCTTGCATGGTGAATAGTCCCCCGGAAGCCCCTGGTAATACAGAACATCCAGGTGAAAGACGTGGTGCTGGCCAAGCTTATCCCTTCCAAATTGCTCTGAGGGCAATGATTCCCCAGAAAATTGACAATTTGCTGGTAGGAGGCAAAAGTATTGCTACTAGTCATATTGCCGCTGCTGCCTATCGAGTCCATTCCTTTGAATGGTCGGCTGGCGCAGCTGCGGGAACTGTTGCTAGTTTTGCCATCAAAAATGCGATCGCACCTTACCAACTAGTCGATGATTTACCCAAACAAGAGCCACAACTGGAAGCACTCGAACGGCTTTTGCAACAAAATGGTAACCCTACAGCCTTCCCCGATACATCTATTTTTAACGAAAACTGGGATAATTGGCGGTAG